The sequence below is a genomic window from Bacteroidetes Order II. bacterium.
AGCATTAATTCAGTATTTTCTTTTGTTAAAATTTTATTGGATTTGCCTTTTAAAGATTGTTGTAACTCAATCATAAACTTACAAATATCAGATGGCGTTGTCCAAAGCCCTGCGGCTGCTTGCTCTACCATTATTGGGTATTTGTATGGTAGAGCAATTCCCAAGCTATCATAACCGACAGCAGCAAAAGGTTTTTTTATTTCAGGAATAGGTTGTGTATAAAAACTGTTGGTCATTTGGAGGGGTTGCAAAATATGTTCAGCCAAATACTTGTCATAGGTTTTTTTAGAAACATCCATTAACAATAGTTGACTTATCATAGTTCCTCCACCTGAATACTTCATTTTTTTATTGGGTTCAAAAATAGAGCGTACTGCTTTTGAATTGGCAGGTTTTGTACCATTCAAAATTTGCAATATTGTAGGCAAACTATCACCTTCCTTATAGCCACCAAAACCATGCACACTTAGACCTGCCGTGTGGCTTAACAAGTTAGCCAAAGTAATTTTTTTTCCTTTTGAAATACTATCATAAGGAAATTTCCAAGTGTGCAAATATTGGTTAATGTCGGTAAAGAGGTCTATCCTTTTGTCTTGTACCATTTGCATCAATGCCAAAGCATTTACTGATTTACTTAAAGAACCTGGTTCAAATAATGTGTTTGTTGTTACTGGTATTTTTTCTGCTTCATTAGCAAAACCGTAACCTTTTGCCCATTCTATTTTAAAATTGTGAATAACCGCTATACTTAGTCCTTTTACCTTGTAGAATTTCATTCTTTCTTCCAATGTCCAATCTGTATTGTTGTCGAGGTTAAATGCACCCAAATTATTTTCAACCAATCTAATATTTTCTTCAATTTCCTTTTGACTATGGTCTGTAATTGTTTTTTTACTACTGAAAGAATGAAGATAAGTTATAAAAAATACTCCAAAAATTAATGCTGAAAGTAAGGTAAAAAGCAACGGCTTTAATTTGAAATATTTTGAGGACTTGGTTTGGGTTTCGCAAATGAAAATAAGAAAGTTTGCAAAACTAAAATACATGAAATAACCAAACGCCCAATAGGAAATATTAATTGTTTCATCTATCCTATTATCAGCAATTAAAAACTTCATTCCACCATAGATATAAGGCACTATATAACCATATTGATTGTTTACTGCAATTAGCGAAGTAACTACCAAAACCAAACCTACGCCTACTGGTACAATAAAGTTTTTGATGTGTAAACTCATCAAATATTGCAAGGCAACGATAGGCAAGCAGTATAAAAAATAATAAGCATTGCCAATCAAATATTCTTTGAAAGGAAAACTACCAGATGGATAGGGAACATCACTATAAATTAAAGCAGGTATAACACCAGAAAGATATATACCTATATTAAAAAGGATGAAAAACTGAATAAGTACAATAAAAACGATTGCATATTTTGCCCAGAAAATAGTGGATAGTTTTTGAGGGGTCGTGAATAATTGCTTCCAAGTGTTGTTTCTAAATTCAATTTGAGTAAGTAAACTACTTACTAAAATAATCCCCATTGGCAAAAGAAATACTGACATAAATTGCCAATTTTGGTTGAACAATTTCAACCAAACTCCTTCCGATGAATTGACAAGTAAAGTGTCATTTCGTTTTAATATTCTACCAATGGTTATTAAAACAGGCACAAACAGTGCACCTCCAATAGTAAGCCACATTACAGCACTATTTTTCGTTTTTATCCACTCACTTTGCAGGCTATGTATGAAGTTCATTTTTGCTTAATTGATATAATTCATAAAAATACTTTCCAAATCTGCATTGCTTCTATAAATTTCGTACACATCAATGTTTTGCATGACCAATGCTTGTACTATTTTACTAATTTCTTCATCTGTACGCACATTCATTTGTATTTTAGCATTTTGCAAAATGGGTTTACACATGGATTGTAATAGTTCAATGGCTTTGGTATTATTGGAAGTATTTGCAATTACAAAACTCGCTTTTTTTTGTGTTTCAAGCAATTCATTTAATGTACCTTCAAACAGCACATTCCCTTTATGAATAAGCCCAATATGTGTTACCAATTTCTCAATTTCACTCAAAAGATGGCTGGAAATTACAATCGTGATGCCTTGCTCTTTATTTAGATTAATAAGTAATTCTCTAATCTCAATGATACCATTAGGGTCAAGTCCATTGGTAGGTTCGTCTAAAATTAACAAACTCGGATTATTGAGTAAAGCGATTGCCAAACCCAACCGTTGTTTCATACCCAAAGAAAAATTACTTGCTTTTTTATTACCTGTCTCCGATAAACCTACAATGTGCAATACTTCATCTATTCTGCTTTTGCTACACTGATAAATTTTTTGCCAGACCAATACATTTTGATATGCTGTAAGCTGTCCATAGATAGAAGGATATTCGATAAGTGAACCCGTTTGTTTGAGTATTTCAATTCTGTTCTTTTCAAATGTCTTTCCTAAGATTTCAATTTTACCTTTTTGTTTTTGTAATAAGCCCAGCATCAACCGCAGTGAGGTCGTTTTTCCAGCACCATTTGGTCCTAAGAAACCGTATATACTTCCTTGTGGCACGGCGATATTGATATTGTTAAGTACCTTTTGCTGATTCTCAAAATGATGAGTAAGACTATTTATTTGTATAGAATATGTCATTATTCGATTTCGATTTATACTATTAGACGAGCAGCGAATTTATTTGTTACTTTTTGAAATGATTTCTTCATAACCATCGTCCCAAAACATTTTCATTCCCGTGCAATCTCCGCTATTTTTACTAATAATAAACTCTACCTGATAATCATAACCTATTTGAAAGAGTGTATTTGAAATTGGAATCATATCAACAGCTTTTTTAAAGTTTTTTGTATCCATAAAATATAATTGATTGTTGCTTACAGTCACTTCAAAGTATTCGTACTTGCCTACAAACTTTTGAATAATCGCTGAATCAATCGCAAACTTCACATTTTTTGATTTATAATAATTAACCAAATACTGGATTTGATTTCTCTCACTTTCATTTTTTGCACTTTTAAGTTTTGCCTCTAAAATAACTTCTTTAGCAATGGATAAACATTTGTCATCTTCAACTTTTAATTTTGGTATTACGCCCTTTACCTCCCAATCAGTTTTTGTAATTATATTTTCTGATCTTGCATAAGGTATAAAACAAACAAAACCATTGCCAATACTAAAACTTCTTGCTATATGAGCTCCACCTCTTGTTCTATCACCAATTACGGTTGCGTTTTTAATTGTTTGCAAGATATAAGCAAATGACTCAGCTGCTAAATAGGTTTGGTCGCTTGTTAGAATATATATTGGCATTTTCATTAAAAGACCACCAGTAATAGTTTTTTTATTTTCAACAAAATTATCAGTCCATTTATTAGTCATCCTGTTAAATGTTTTTCCTGTTTTTTGTTTTCCTTCAAAAAAGTAGCTTAATATTTCGCCTGCTGTTTCTCCATTACCTCCTCTGTTATTTCTTAAATCAATTATTAAAGCATCAGTATTTGATAGGAATTGCATAGATGCATGAATGGTTTTACTAACTGAAGTAGATAGTTTTGAGAAATTTGTAAATTCCATGTATCCAATATTCGAAGGCAAGATCTCTAATTTTTTAAAAAAATAATTCTTTTTTCTATCTTCTGAATCATCCTGATTAAGGATTTTTGTTTTACCTGTTTTTGAAGCATTAAATATGTTTATATCTTTTTCAAGTTCAGGGTTATAGTCTATCAGTAAATGCTTATCAATATAAAGTGAACGAATGTCTTTATTTAGTTCCTGAGCTAAACTATTAGGATTGACAAGACTATCATATTTTCCATTTTGATTATTTGACATCAATGCCTCACAAATATTAATTGCCTTATCTGGATAGACATAGTTTTCATTTAGTAATTTACAAAACGTATTAATAACTGTGTTTTTTTCTTGAAAGTTGAGTTTATTTGTTGGACTTTGTGCCATCATAAAATTGTAGTTTAGCAAAAAAGCTAATACAAGACAGGTAATATTTTTCATCTTATTTGTTATTTAAATTTGATATAATTTTGTTAAGCGATGTTTGCAAATTTTCAATATCTTCAACAGATAACCCGTACAAAGCTTTGGTTCTATTTTTATTAATTACAGGTTCAAGAGATTTAATAATTGTAACACCTTCTTTTGAAAGAGTTAATTCAAATCTTCTCCTATCTTCTTTATGAAAGTTGCGAATTAAGTAGCCGTTTTTAACCAATAATTCTATAATTCTCGTTATAGAAGCAAAGTCTTTAAAAACCTTTAAAGCTAATTGTTGTTGGCTTATGGATGAGTCCTCTTGAATTGTTTTAAGGACAAGCCACTGGTCAATTGTTATGGTAAAGCCTGCGGCTGAAATATTCCTTTGAGCAAATTGACGATAAGTCTTGATAGACTTTTCCAAGGTGTAAAAAATAATATTACTTAATTTTTCCATTATGATTTAATATTTGATACAAATATAGTTGATATATCAATTATAAAATATTATTCTTTATTTTTTTATTTAGTCATTAGTAAAAAATTGTTAGTTGCAGTATGTCGTAGCATTACACACAACGTTTTGCGGCTAAAAGACGTTGCCGATTTATAAACGAAAATTGTCAAACAATATGAAACTTAATAAGATGCAGAAAATTGAATATACAGACCATAACGGCAATGTTTTTTTAGCCGATGTTATGCTCCCGTGCCCATTTTGCGGTGCGGATGGCGAACTTTATTTTATTGGCAATAATGCTTCACCAAAGGGTAGAAAGGCAGTTGCTAAATGCACCAACAAAGATTGCAGGTGCGAAATAGTAAACGCTACTTTAAGGCACAATACAGAATGGGTTGCTAATGTTACTTTGTCCGCTTGGAATAGGCGTGTCGGAGGGCATGGAGCATAACGGTTTGCGGCTTTGCGTTCGGGCGTTTTTTTACCACTGCACTGGATACGAAGAACCTAACTCAAATATACGAAAAAGCGTCAGACGAAGCACGAAACCCGCCTGACGCAAAACCGCTGTTAGCTGCTGAGCTTTAATTGGATAGTTTCCGCACGAGACTTAAAATTTCATGAGGTTGTTCCAAAGGACTAATATGACCACCTTTAATAATTATCGTTTCAATGCTTGGAGGTGCAGGCACATAATCTTCAATTCCTTTGAGAGCAAGCGCTCTGACCTTTAAATTTGTAATCAATTCGCTCGCATCTTCGGCATCTGCAATTACCGCTTTGTCCGTGTGTTTAATCTGAGCGTTTGATAACAAATTCATTGGTCGTTTTAGTTGATCGACTAGAGAAGGATTTTCTTTTAGCGATGTTTTTCCAAACAATGCTTTGGCGGCTTGTTTCGTGTAAAAATTTCTGAATATCAACATGGAATGCTGAAGTCCGAACGTGATCTTTTGTTTTTTTGTGGCAGCAAGAAAGGGCATATTACAAAGCAAAACACTCTCAAATCGCTCTGGTTGCTTGGATGCTGCTCGAAGAATGGTCATACTGCCCCACGAGTGCCCGACAGCAATAACTTGGGTAATCTTCAAACTATCCAGAATTTCAAGAAGCATTTCGGTACAATCATTCAGTGACCAGTCGTTTTTGGTGATTTCCTTACTCAAACCATGAAATGGCATGTCAACGGAATAAGTCGTTCGGTCTTGAATAGAATCGATTACCTCATCCCACAGGTGGTGGTCAAAATACACGCCGTGAAGAAAAATGATTGGTGTTTTATCTGAATCAGCCAATTTCGGATAGACGGCAATTTTACCAAGATTTGTGTGAATCATTTTATTCTGTTAAACGTTTATTCATTTCCATCTTAATTAATTACTTACGGATGGCGCTTGCTTAATGAACGCTGTTTGTTGCAACTGGTCAACCATAAATTTGGATAAATCAGTTAGAGTGATAGACAGTTTGAGCCCTTTGCCATCGAGGGTAGCGTTGCATGTTCCTTTCGCTGGTTTGTCAACGATATTAGGACAACGAACAATCGTCCAATCGAGGTTGCTGTTCATGATGATGGGTTCCATTCGATTTTTATCTTCGATGATGACTTTCAGCCATTTCATGAAATAAGGAAGAATGATTTTGGTAAAAAACCAGGGTTGAAAAGCAATGCTGTTTCCTGCTCCCACATTACTCATGACAATAAGGCGTTTGATGTTCTGCTTTTGCATTTCATCAACAATGATTTTCGTAGCATCTGAAATAAAGGTGGTTGGTTTGCCGTCGCCTTTGCCACCAACTCCCAGGCATTGGATGACCGCTTCTTGATGGTTCAAAACGGAAGCAACTGTTTGAGGATCGAGCACATTTCCTTCGACAATTGTTAGATTTTTGTGTTTGATGGAAACTTTGGATGCATCACGCACCAGAATGGTTATTTCATGTCCTTGTTTGAGGGCTTCTGCTAAAATACCTTGACCTGAAAAGCCCGTAGCACCGAAGATGGTTACTTTCATTTGTTTAGTATAAGTTTGATTTTATCTTCTATAGTTATTTCTCTGCCATAATTTTAGCGGCAACACTTAATCTCAATTTCCCTGGAGGCATAATGCCCGAGAAAAATCCTAGTATTTTATTTTTAAAACCTGGAATCACATGGAGTTTTCCTTTCATCATGCCATTGTAACCTTCTCGCGCAACATCCAATGAGGTCATAACTCCACTTGCGTATAATTTGGCGTTATTCATATCCGCACGATCCATAAAATTCGATGCGGTGGCCCCAGGAGATAAAACAGTTACGGTAACACCTGTTTTTTCAAATTCTTTATGAATGGCCTCTGATACACTGATAACATACGCTTTGGTTGCGCCATAAACAGCAAAGTTCGGATCTGGTTGAAGTCCCGCCATGGAAGCAACATTTAAAATTCTGCCTTTTCCACGCTTGACCATTTCTTTTCCGAAGTGATAGCTTAATTCTGTGAGACTTACAATATTCAATTGAATCATTTCTTTGTATTTCTCCATGCTTCTATCGATGAAGGAGCCATAGTCTCCAAAACCGGCATTGTTTACTACATAATTTACGATTAAGTTGTTTGAATGAACCACTTCATAAACAGTTTGTATTCCTTCTTGGGAGGATAAATCAGCCGCAACAATAAATACATCTACCTTGAATTTTTCTTCGAATTCTTTTTTAATTTCCAGAAGTTTATTTTCGCTTCTTGCCACTATGAGCAAATCTGTTTTGTCTGCTGCAAATAGTTTGGCTATTTCGTATCCTATTCCAGATGAAGCTCCTGTTATTAATGCGATTTCTTTCATGTCTTTCAATTAATTGTTGATGTTCAATTTGATAACCACACAAAATTATCGAGGTTGAGGGAGTTCTACCTGACACAAATGTGCCAAAATGGTTTTGAGTTACACATCAATCTCAGTAAGATCCAAAATTCACAAACAAGGAAGCACGAAATTTAACGTTGTAAAATTCTCCGCTCGGGACGTAATAGGTTTTCCACCCTTGAACCAAG
It includes:
- a CDS encoding serine hydrolase yields the protein MNFIHSLQSEWIKTKNSAVMWLTIGGALFVPVLITIGRILKRNDTLLVNSSEGVWLKLFNQNWQFMSVFLLPMGIILVSSLLTQIEFRNNTWKQLFTTPQKLSTIFWAKYAIVFIVLIQFFILFNIGIYLSGVIPALIYSDVPYPSGSFPFKEYLIGNAYYFLYCLPIVALQYLMSLHIKNFIVPVGVGLVLVVTSLIAVNNQYGYIVPYIYGGMKFLIADNRIDETINISYWAFGYFMYFSFANFLIFICETQTKSSKYFKLKPLLFTLLSALIFGVFFITYLHSFSSKKTITDHSQKEIEENIRLVENNLGAFNLDNNTDWTLEERMKFYKVKGLSIAVIHNFKIEWAKGYGFANEAEKIPVTTNTLFEPGSLSKSVNALALMQMVQDKRIDLFTDINQYLHTWKFPYDSISKGKKITLANLLSHTAGLSVHGFGGYKEGDSLPTILQILNGTKPANSKAVRSIFEPNKKMKYSGGGTMISQLLLMDVSKKTYDKYLAEHILQPLQMTNSFYTQPIPEIKKPFAAVGYDSLGIALPYKYPIMVEQAAAGLWTTPSDICKFMIELQQSLKGKSNKILTKENTELMLTPYIDERTAFGFFVDDFKGHKYFSHEAGNWGFSGAFYGSMEEGNGVAIFINSENDEILREIGNSVINVYNWKGFDKKEKIKVMSVEDSVMRKYIGIYEAKAENRKVEILFDNGALYYKTNKQKIKMYFTSKTAFINMESPTLKSFEFDKNKLVKGLKIKYKDKEFILGKRG
- a CDS encoding ATP-binding cassette domain-containing protein; the encoded protein is MTYSIQINSLTHHFENQQKVLNNINIAVPQGSIYGFLGPNGAGKTTSLRLMLGLLQKQKGKIEILGKTFEKNRIEILKQTGSLIEYPSIYGQLTAYQNVLVWQKIYQCSKSRIDEVLHIVGLSETGNKKASNFSLGMKQRLGLAIALLNNPSLLILDEPTNGLDPNGIIEIRELLINLNKEQGITIVISSHLLSEIEKLVTHIGLIHKGNVLFEGTLNELLETQKKASFVIANTSNNTKAIELLQSMCKPILQNAKIQMNVRTDEEISKIVQALVMQNIDVYEIYRSNADLESIFMNYIN
- a CDS encoding S41 family peptidase, which gives rise to MKNITCLVLAFLLNYNFMMAQSPTNKLNFQEKNTVINTFCKLLNENYVYPDKAINICEALMSNNQNGKYDSLVNPNSLAQELNKDIRSLYIDKHLLIDYNPELEKDINIFNASKTGKTKILNQDDSEDRKKNYFFKKLEILPSNIGYMEFTNFSKLSTSVSKTIHASMQFLSNTDALIIDLRNNRGGNGETAGEILSYFFEGKQKTGKTFNRMTNKWTDNFVENKKTITGGLLMKMPIYILTSDQTYLAAESFAYILQTIKNATVIGDRTRGGAHIARSFSIGNGFVCFIPYARSENIITKTDWEVKGVIPKLKVEDDKCLSIAKEVILEAKLKSAKNESERNQIQYLVNYYKSKNVKFAIDSAIIQKFVGKYEYFEVTVSNNQLYFMDTKNFKKAVDMIPISNTLFQIGYDYQVEFIISKNSGDCTGMKMFWDDGYEEIISKSNK
- a CDS encoding MarR family transcriptional regulator — encoded protein: MEKLSNIIFYTLEKSIKTYRQFAQRNISAAGFTITIDQWLVLKTIQEDSSISQQQLALKVFKDFASITRIIELLVKNGYLIRNFHKEDRRRFELTLSKEGVTIIKSLEPVINKNRTKALYGLSVEDIENLQTSLNKIISNLNNK
- a CDS encoding Lar family restriction alleviation protein, translating into MKLNKMQKIEYTDHNGNVFLADVMLPCPFCGADGELYFIGNNASPKGRKAVAKCTNKDCRCEIVNATLRHNTEWVANVTLSAWNRRVGGHGA
- a CDS encoding alpha/beta hydrolase; protein product: MIHTNLGKIAVYPKLADSDKTPIIFLHGVYFDHHLWDEVIDSIQDRTTYSVDMPFHGLSKEITKNDWSLNDCTEMLLEILDSLKITQVIAVGHSWGSMTILRAASKQPERFESVLLCNMPFLAATKKQKITFGLQHSMLIFRNFYTKQAAKALFGKTSLKENPSLVDQLKRPMNLLSNAQIKHTDKAVIADAEDASELITNLKVRALALKGIEDYVPAPPSIETIIIKGGHISPLEQPHEILSLVRKLSN
- a CDS encoding NAD(P)H-binding protein, producing the protein MKVTIFGATGFSGQGILAEALKQGHEITILVRDASKVSIKHKNLTIVEGNVLDPQTVASVLNHQEAVIQCLGVGGKGDGKPTTFISDATKIIVDEMQKQNIKRLIVMSNVGAGNSIAFQPWFFTKIILPYFMKWLKVIIEDKNRMEPIIMNSNLDWTIVRCPNIVDKPAKGTCNATLDGKGLKLSITLTDLSKFMVDQLQQTAFIKQAPSVSN
- a CDS encoding SDR family oxidoreductase, with the protein product MKEIALITGASSGIGYEIAKLFAADKTDLLIVARSENKLLEIKKEFEEKFKVDVFIVAADLSSQEGIQTVYEVVHSNNLIVNYVVNNAGFGDYGSFIDRSMEKYKEMIQLNIVSLTELSYHFGKEMVKRGKGRILNVASMAGLQPDPNFAVYGATKAYVISVSEAIHKEFEKTGVTVTVLSPGATASNFMDRADMNNAKLYASGVMTSLDVAREGYNGMMKGKLHVIPGFKNKILGFFSGIMPPGKLRLSVAAKIMAEK